One Ailuropoda melanoleuca isolate Jingjing chromosome 14, ASM200744v2, whole genome shotgun sequence DNA segment encodes these proteins:
- the ITPK1 gene encoding inositol-tetrakisphosphate 1-kinase isoform X9 has protein sequence MELTSLSGDDTMRLLEQNGLAFPFICKTRVAHGTNSHEMAIVFNQEGLSAIQPPCVVQNFINHNAVLYKVFVVGESYTVVQRPSLKNFSAGTSDRESIFFNSHNVSKPESSSVLTALDKIEGVFERPSDEVIRELSRALRQALGVSLFGIDIIINNQTGQHAVIDINAFPGYEGVSEFFTDLLNHVATVLQGQSVATAAAGDVGPLRHSRLLAEQAGSLAGERTCSAGPGCCSSMMGPDPPWMSEADAGGVGTGGTAKLPHQRLGCTAAVSPSFQQHCVASLATKASSQ, from the exons ATGGAGCTCACGAGCCTGAGTGGAGACGACACCATGAGGCTCCTGGAGCAGAACGGCCTGGCGTTCCCCTTCA TTTGTAAAACCAGAGTGGCTCATGGCACCAACTCTCACGAG ATGGCCATCGTGTTCAACCAGGAGGGCCTGAGTGCCATCCAGCCGCCCTGCGTGGTCCAGAACTTCATCAACCACAATGCCGTCCTGTACAAGGTGTTTGTGGTGGGCGAGTCCTACACTGTGGTCCAGAGGCCCTCGCTGAAGAACTTCTCTGCGGGCACGTCAG ACCGGGAGTCCATTTTCTTCAATAGCCACAACGTGTCGAAGCCGGAGTCCTCATCGGTCCTGACAGCG CTGGACAAGATCGAGGGCGTGTTCGAGCGGCCGAGCGATGAGGTCATCCGGGAGCTGTCCCGGGCCCTTCGGCAGGCGCTGGGCGTGTCACTCTTCGGGATTGACATCATCATCAACAACCAGACGGGGCAGCACGCGGTCATTGACATCAACGCCTTCCCAG GCTACGAGGGCGTCAGCGAGTTCTTCACAGACCTCCTGAACCACGTGGCCACCGTCCTGCAGGGCCAGAGCGTGGCCACAGCGGCGGCGGGGGACGTCGGCCCGCTGAGGCAcagcaggctcctggcggagcAGGCGGGCAGCCTGGCGGGCGAGCGGACGTGCAGCGCCGGCCCCGGCTGCTGCAGCAGCATGATGGGCCCGGACCCACCCTGGATGTCGGAGGCCGACGCGGGCGGCGTGGGCACGGGCGGCACCGCCAAGCTCCCACATCAGAGACTCGGCTGCACCGCCGCCGTGTCACCCAGCTTCCAGCAGCACTGCGTGGCCTCGCTGGCCACCAAGGCCTCCTCCCAGTAG
- the ITPK1 gene encoding inositol-tetrakisphosphate 1-kinase isoform X10: MKDDRICSPPFMELTSLSGDDTMRLLEQNGLAFPFICKTRVAHGTNSHEMAIVFNQEGLSAIQPPCVVQNFINHNAVLYKVFVVGESYTVVQRPSLKNFSAGTSDRESIFFNSHNVSKPESSSVLTALDKIEGVFERPSDEVIRELSRALRQALGVSLFGIDIIINNQTGQHAVIDINAFPGYEGVSEFFTDLLNHVATVLQGQSVATAAAGDVGPLRHSRLLAEQAGSLAGERTCSAGPGCCSSMMGPDPPWMSEADAGGVGTGGTAKLPHQRLGCTAAVSPSFQQHCVASLATKASSQ; encoded by the exons ATGACAGGATCTGCTCGCCACCCTTCATGGAGCTCACGAGCCTGAGTGGAGACGACACCATGAGGCTCCTGGAGCAGAACGGCCTGGCGTTCCCCTTCA TTTGTAAAACCAGAGTGGCTCATGGCACCAACTCTCACGAG ATGGCCATCGTGTTCAACCAGGAGGGCCTGAGTGCCATCCAGCCGCCCTGCGTGGTCCAGAACTTCATCAACCACAATGCCGTCCTGTACAAGGTGTTTGTGGTGGGCGAGTCCTACACTGTGGTCCAGAGGCCCTCGCTGAAGAACTTCTCTGCGGGCACGTCAG ACCGGGAGTCCATTTTCTTCAATAGCCACAACGTGTCGAAGCCGGAGTCCTCATCGGTCCTGACAGCG CTGGACAAGATCGAGGGCGTGTTCGAGCGGCCGAGCGATGAGGTCATCCGGGAGCTGTCCCGGGCCCTTCGGCAGGCGCTGGGCGTGTCACTCTTCGGGATTGACATCATCATCAACAACCAGACGGGGCAGCACGCGGTCATTGACATCAACGCCTTCCCAG GCTACGAGGGCGTCAGCGAGTTCTTCACAGACCTCCTGAACCACGTGGCCACCGTCCTGCAGGGCCAGAGCGTGGCCACAGCGGCGGCGGGGGACGTCGGCCCGCTGAGGCAcagcaggctcctggcggagcAGGCGGGCAGCCTGGCGGGCGAGCGGACGTGCAGCGCCGGCCCCGGCTGCTGCAGCAGCATGATGGGCCCGGACCCACCCTGGATGTCGGAGGCCGACGCGGGCGGCGTGGGCACGGGCGGCACCGCCAAGCTCCCACATCAGAGACTCGGCTGCACCGCCGCCGTGTCACCCAGCTTCCAGCAGCACTGCGTGGCCTCGCTGGCCACCAAGGCCTCCTCCCAGTAG